A single Micromonospora luteifusca DNA region contains:
- a CDS encoding Rv2175c family DNA-binding protein translates to MTEPVPDQAVPGLELAGPADPAGWLTLPDVAERLDVSISKVHQMIRDRELLAVRRDGVRRIPADLVANQTVLKHLPGVLNLLTDNGYDDEAALRWLYEPDDTLPGATPAAALSGDQAREVKRRAQALGF, encoded by the coding sequence GTGACCGAACCCGTACCCGACCAGGCCGTGCCCGGCCTGGAGCTCGCCGGACCCGCCGACCCGGCCGGCTGGCTGACCCTGCCCGACGTCGCCGAGCGCCTCGACGTGTCGATCAGCAAGGTGCACCAGATGATCCGTGACCGGGAGTTGCTGGCGGTCCGCCGCGACGGCGTCCGCCGAATCCCGGCGGACCTGGTCGCCAACCAGACCGTGCTCAAGCACCTGCCCGGCGTGCTCAACCTGCTCACCGACAACGGCTACGACGACGAGGCCGCCCTGCGCTGGCTGTACGAGCCGGACGACACCCTCCCCGGCGCCACTCCAGCCGCCGCCCTCTCGGGCGACCAGGCCCGCGAAGTGAAACGCCGAGCCCAAGCCCTGGGCTTCTAA
- a CDS encoding deoxyribonuclease IV, protein MPTVHARPVGTHTPTSGGLAKAALPYADTTGAQVVQVYVSNSRGWALPAGDPEQDALFRDGCAERGIPAFIHAALLVNLGSPTPATVEKSTQTLAHALRRGVAIGAQAVVFHAGSSVDEGYAETAMRQVRRELLPLLDWAADAGGPMLLVEPSAGGGRSLASRVEQLGPYLDAVDRHPMLGVCFDTCHAWAAGHDLAAEGGMTATLDTLVATVGADRLRLIHANDSKDLCGSTRDRHENIGKGTIGEPAFAELMAHPATAGVPIVVETPSEKHVGHTADITTLTRLSQPS, encoded by the coding sequence ATGCCGACGGTCCACGCGCGGCCGGTGGGCACGCACACTCCGACCTCCGGTGGGCTGGCCAAGGCCGCCCTGCCGTACGCCGACACGACCGGCGCCCAGGTGGTGCAGGTCTACGTCTCCAACTCCCGGGGCTGGGCGCTGCCCGCTGGCGACCCCGAACAGGACGCCCTGTTCCGCGACGGCTGCGCCGAGCGGGGCATTCCGGCGTTCATCCACGCCGCGCTGCTGGTCAACCTCGGGTCGCCCACCCCGGCGACCGTCGAGAAGTCGACCCAGACGCTGGCGCACGCGCTTCGTCGGGGCGTGGCGATCGGCGCTCAGGCGGTGGTGTTCCATGCGGGCAGTTCGGTGGACGAGGGGTACGCCGAGACGGCGATGCGCCAGGTCCGCCGGGAGTTGCTGCCGCTGCTGGACTGGGCCGCCGACGCCGGCGGGCCGATGTTGCTGGTCGAGCCGAGCGCGGGCGGAGGCCGGTCACTCGCCTCCCGCGTGGAGCAGCTCGGGCCCTACCTGGACGCGGTGGACCGCCACCCCATGCTCGGGGTCTGCTTCGACACCTGCCATGCGTGGGCTGCAGGCCACGACCTGGCCGCCGAGGGCGGTATGACGGCGACCCTGGACACCCTGGTGGCCACGGTGGGTGCGGATCGGCTGCGGCTGATCCACGCCAACGACTCGAAGGATCTGTGCGGCTCGACCCGGGACCGGCACGAGAACATCGGCAAGGGCACCATCGGTGAGCCCGCCTTCGCCGAACTGATGGCCCACCCGGCCACCGCGGGCGTCCCGATCGTCGTGGAAACCCCAAGCGAGAAGCACGTAGGCCACACCGCCGACATAACCACCCTCACCCGCCTGTCCCAACCCTCCTAA
- a CDS encoding CDP-alcohol phosphatidyltransferase family protein: MVGTQLNWDQYATAWARLHGGFDPRVAAPVVRAWLRLAYHVGYVLGRLRVSPTAVTVVGVLLCFCVPLLVTRPGDGPFLGALFVLLAAVADSVDGAVAVATGRTTRLGYVYDSVADRLGEVAWLLAFWLVGAPGALVVAGGALSWLHEYVRARAVAAGMRDIGAVTVGERPTRVSVALVGLLVAGLAGLIEPDLAAGTITMATAVWVLLAGFGLGQLLSSIRRALLDAG, from the coding sequence GTGGTGGGCACACAGCTGAACTGGGACCAGTACGCCACGGCGTGGGCGCGATTGCACGGTGGGTTCGACCCTCGGGTCGCGGCGCCGGTGGTGCGCGCCTGGCTGCGGCTCGCGTACCACGTCGGGTATGTGCTGGGCCGGCTGCGGGTCAGCCCCACCGCGGTCACCGTGGTCGGGGTGCTGCTCTGCTTCTGCGTACCGTTGCTGGTGACCCGGCCTGGGGACGGGCCGTTCCTCGGCGCGTTGTTCGTGCTGCTCGCCGCCGTGGCGGACAGCGTGGACGGTGCGGTGGCGGTCGCCACCGGCCGCACCACCCGGCTCGGCTACGTCTACGACTCGGTCGCCGACCGGCTCGGTGAGGTGGCGTGGTTGCTGGCGTTCTGGCTGGTGGGCGCGCCGGGCGCGCTGGTCGTCGCGGGTGGCGCGCTGTCCTGGTTGCACGAGTACGTCCGAGCCCGGGCGGTCGCCGCCGGCATGCGCGACATCGGCGCGGTGACCGTGGGCGAACGTCCCACCCGGGTCTCGGTGGCGCTGGTCGGCCTGCTGGTCGCCGGGTTGGCGGGGCTGATCGAGCCGGACCTGGCCGCCGGCACCATCACCATGGCGACCGCGGTGTGGGTGCTGCTGGCCGGGTTCGGCCTGGGGCAACTGCTCTCCAGCATCCGGCGGGCCCTGCTCGACGCCGGCTGA
- a CDS encoding threonine aldolase family protein, whose protein sequence is MIVTDLFVDLRSDTVTRPTAEMREAMASAEVGDDVYGEDPTVNALEAEVAALFGHEAALFAPSGSMANQIALQLLVSPGDELLCDADAHVVTYEIGAAAAYGGISSRTWPAVGADIDPEAVAAMIRPDGYFAVPTRAIAVEQTHNRGGGGVIPLATLRDLRGVADEAGVALHCDGARIWHAHVADGVPLIEYGRLFDTMSVCLSKGLGAPVGSLVVGSAEKIERARMIRKRMGGGMRQAGILAAAGRYALAHHVDRLADDHARAARLAEAVAPFGVLATVVRTNLVALDLTKHALDARALAAAAREEGVLISVLGPRSARLVTHLGLSDADIDRAVAALPRILAAA, encoded by the coding sequence ATGATTGTGACTGACCTGTTCGTGGACCTGCGGTCCGACACGGTGACCCGACCTACCGCCGAGATGCGGGAGGCGATGGCCTCCGCCGAGGTCGGTGACGACGTGTACGGCGAGGACCCGACCGTCAACGCGCTGGAGGCCGAGGTCGCCGCGCTGTTCGGGCACGAGGCGGCGCTGTTCGCCCCGAGCGGGTCGATGGCGAACCAGATCGCCCTGCAACTACTGGTGTCGCCCGGCGACGAGTTGCTCTGCGACGCCGACGCGCATGTGGTCACGTACGAGATCGGCGCCGCTGCCGCGTACGGCGGGATTTCCTCGCGGACCTGGCCTGCGGTCGGCGCGGACATCGACCCGGAGGCGGTGGCTGCGATGATCCGTCCGGACGGCTACTTCGCCGTCCCGACCCGCGCGATCGCCGTCGAGCAGACCCACAATCGCGGCGGTGGCGGGGTGATTCCGCTGGCGACCCTGCGGGATCTGCGCGGGGTCGCCGACGAGGCGGGCGTCGCGCTGCACTGTGACGGCGCTCGAATCTGGCACGCGCACGTTGCCGACGGGGTGCCCCTGATCGAGTACGGCCGGCTCTTCGACACGATGTCGGTGTGCCTCTCCAAGGGCCTCGGCGCGCCGGTCGGCTCGCTGGTGGTGGGTAGCGCGGAGAAGATCGAACGAGCCCGGATGATCCGTAAGCGGATGGGCGGTGGCATGCGCCAGGCCGGCATCCTCGCCGCCGCCGGCCGGTACGCGCTCGCGCACCACGTCGACCGGCTGGCCGATGACCACGCCCGGGCGGCCCGGCTCGCCGAGGCGGTCGCGCCGTTCGGTGTGCTCGCCACCGTGGTCCGCACCAACCTGGTCGCGCTGGACCTCACGAAGCACGCCCTGGACGCGCGTGCCCTGGCCGCCGCCGCGCGGGAGGAGGGCGTGCTGATCTCGGTGCTCGGCCCTCGGAGCGCCCGCCTGGTCACCCACCTGGGCCTCAGCGACGCGGACATCGACCGCGCCGTCGCAGCCCTACCCCGCATCCTCGCCGCAGCCTAA
- a CDS encoding glycosyl hydrolase family 18 protein: protein MKRSLRRALWAGAVVAVTVAAVPMTTAFGAGSVTTTFTRAQDWGTGHETKVTVTNGSSATVNTWRIEFDLPSGTTISSAWDADVTSSGNHYVAVKKSWAGGLAPGASFNWGYNGTGAFKAPLNCTVNGAPCGGGTPTSPPTTTPPPTTTPPTTTPPTTTPPTTAPPTTNPPNPGGKKVVGYFAEWGVYGRNYHVKNIQTSGSAAKLTHILYAFGNTTGGRCAIGDSYADYEKAYTAADSVDGVADTWDQPLRGSFNQLRKLKQMNPHLKVIWSFGGWTWSGGFTQAAQNPAAFAESCYNLVEDPRWADVFDGIDVDWEYPNACGLTCDTSGPNAFKNVISALRSRFGSNALVTAAITADGSNGGKIDATDYAGAIGNLNWLMPMTYDYFGAFAAQGPTAPHSPLTSYTGIPQQGFNSDAAIQKLKSKGVPANKLLLGIGFYGRGWTGVTQAAPGGSATGAAPGTYEAGIEDYKVLKNTCPTTGTVAGTAYAKCGSNWWSYDTPSTINGKMQYAKNQGLGGAFFWELSGDTGNGELIGAIKGGLG from the coding sequence ATGAAAAGATCGCTCCGCCGGGCCCTCTGGGCCGGTGCCGTGGTCGCCGTGACCGTCGCAGCGGTGCCGATGACCACCGCGTTCGGCGCCGGCAGTGTCACCACCACGTTCACCAGGGCACAGGACTGGGGGACCGGTCACGAGACGAAGGTGACCGTCACCAACGGGTCCAGTGCCACCGTCAACACCTGGCGCATCGAGTTCGACCTGCCGTCGGGCACCACCATCAGCAGCGCCTGGGACGCCGACGTGACCAGCAGCGGCAACCACTACGTCGCGGTCAAGAAGAGCTGGGCCGGCGGCCTCGCCCCGGGTGCCTCGTTCAACTGGGGTTACAACGGCACCGGCGCCTTCAAGGCCCCGCTGAACTGCACCGTCAACGGCGCACCCTGCGGCGGCGGCACCCCCACCAGCCCGCCGACCACGACCCCGCCGCCGACCACCACCCCACCGACCACGACGCCGCCCACCACCACCCCGCCCACCACGGCACCGCCGACCACCAACCCGCCGAACCCAGGTGGCAAGAAGGTCGTCGGCTACTTCGCCGAGTGGGGCGTCTACGGACGCAACTACCACGTCAAGAACATCCAGACCAGCGGCTCCGCCGCCAAGCTGACCCACATCCTGTACGCCTTCGGCAACACCACCGGTGGCCGCTGTGCCATCGGTGACAGCTACGCCGACTACGAGAAGGCGTACACGGCGGCGGACAGCGTGGACGGCGTCGCCGACACGTGGGACCAGCCGCTGCGTGGCAGCTTCAACCAGCTGCGCAAGCTCAAGCAGATGAACCCGCACCTCAAGGTGATCTGGTCGTTCGGCGGTTGGACCTGGTCCGGCGGCTTCACCCAGGCCGCGCAGAACCCGGCCGCCTTCGCCGAGAGCTGCTACAACCTCGTCGAGGACCCGCGCTGGGCCGACGTCTTCGACGGCATCGACGTCGACTGGGAGTACCCCAACGCCTGCGGCCTGACCTGTGACACCAGCGGTCCGAACGCGTTCAAGAACGTGATCAGCGCGCTGCGGTCGAGGTTCGGCTCCAACGCCCTGGTCACCGCCGCGATCACCGCGGACGGCAGCAACGGCGGCAAGATCGACGCCACCGACTATGCCGGCGCCATCGGCAACCTCAACTGGCTGATGCCGATGACCTACGACTACTTCGGGGCCTTCGCCGCCCAGGGTCCGACGGCACCGCACTCCCCGCTCACCTCGTACACCGGCATCCCGCAGCAGGGCTTCAACTCCGACGCGGCGATCCAGAAGCTCAAGAGCAAGGGCGTCCCGGCCAACAAACTGCTGCTCGGCATCGGCTTCTACGGCCGGGGCTGGACCGGGGTCACCCAGGCCGCCCCGGGTGGAAGCGCCACCGGCGCGGCACCGGGCACCTACGAGGCGGGCATCGAGGACTACAAGGTCCTCAAGAACACCTGCCCGACCACCGGCACGGTCGCCGGCACCGCGTACGCCAAGTGCGGCAGCAACTGGTGGAGCTACGACACCCCGTCGACCATCAACGGCAAGATGCAGTACGCGAAGAACCAGGGCCTCGGTGGCGCGTTCTTCTGGGAGCTCTCCGGTGACACCGGCAACGGCGAGCTCATTGGCGCCATCAAGGGCGGTCTCGGCTGA
- a CDS encoding class II 3-deoxy-7-phosphoheptulonate synthase produces the protein MRHEWHQLSHPAVGSPGLQTSRPTVDSAEDAALGLDRWRELPREQVPPWSDPAAVAEVCKVLDTVPSVVAPYEVDQLRQKLALVCEGKAFLLQGGDCAETFADNTESHLLANARTLLQMAIVLTYGASLPVVKVARVAGQYTKPRSLPTDARGLPAYRGDMINSLEADPAARIADPQRMIRAYANSAAAMNMLRAYLAGGLADLHAVHDWNKGFVKNSPAGERYEAIAREIDRALAFIRACGMTDDEALRTVTLYCSHEALALEYDRALTRVSDRRAYGLSGHFLWIGERTRQISGAHVDFISRIANPIGVKLGPTTSPDEAIELCEKLNPDNIPGRLTLISRMGNHRVRDALPPIVAKVTAAGAKVVWQCDPMHGNTHESSNGYKTRHFDRIVDEVLGYFEVHRGLDTHPGGLHVELTGEDVTECLGGAQGIEDLDLPDRYETACDPRLNTQQSLELAFLVAEMLRG, from the coding sequence ATGCGCCATGAGTGGCATCAGCTGAGCCATCCCGCGGTGGGCAGCCCGGGCCTGCAGACCAGCCGACCGACCGTCGACTCCGCCGAGGACGCCGCGCTCGGCCTGGACCGATGGCGGGAGCTGCCCCGCGAGCAGGTTCCGCCGTGGTCCGACCCGGCCGCCGTCGCCGAGGTCTGCAAGGTCCTCGACACCGTGCCGTCGGTCGTCGCGCCCTACGAGGTGGACCAGCTCCGGCAGAAGCTCGCCCTGGTCTGCGAGGGCAAGGCGTTCCTGCTCCAGGGCGGTGACTGCGCCGAGACGTTCGCCGACAACACCGAGAGTCACCTGCTGGCCAACGCCCGCACCCTGCTGCAGATGGCGATCGTGCTCACCTACGGTGCGTCGCTGCCGGTGGTCAAGGTCGCCCGGGTCGCCGGGCAGTACACCAAGCCCCGCTCGCTGCCCACCGACGCACGGGGCCTGCCCGCCTACCGCGGGGACATGATCAATTCGCTGGAGGCCGACCCGGCCGCCCGGATCGCCGACCCACAACGCATGATCCGGGCGTACGCCAACTCGGCGGCGGCGATGAACATGCTCCGGGCGTACCTCGCCGGAGGGCTCGCCGACCTGCACGCCGTGCACGACTGGAACAAGGGCTTCGTGAAGAACTCCCCCGCCGGGGAGCGCTACGAGGCGATCGCCCGGGAGATCGACCGGGCGTTGGCCTTCATCCGGGCCTGCGGAATGACCGACGACGAGGCGCTGCGTACCGTCACCCTCTACTGCTCGCATGAGGCACTCGCCCTGGAGTACGACCGGGCACTCACCCGGGTCTCCGACCGTCGGGCGTACGGGCTCTCCGGGCACTTCCTCTGGATCGGCGAGCGCACCCGGCAGATCAGCGGGGCGCACGTCGACTTCATCTCCCGGATCGCCAACCCGATCGGCGTCAAGCTCGGCCCGACCACCTCCCCGGACGAGGCGATCGAGCTGTGCGAGAAGCTCAACCCGGACAACATCCCCGGCCGGCTCACCCTGATCAGCCGGATGGGCAACCACCGGGTGCGCGACGCCCTGCCGCCGATCGTCGCCAAGGTCACCGCCGCCGGCGCCAAGGTGGTCTGGCAGTGCGACCCGATGCACGGCAACACGCACGAGTCGTCCAACGGCTACAAGACCCGGCACTTCGACCGCATCGTCGACGAGGTGCTCGGCTACTTCGAGGTACACCGAGGGTTGGACACCCACCCCGGTGGCCTGCATGTCGAATTGACCGGTGAGGACGTCACCGAGTGCCTCGGCGGCGCCCAGGGCATCGAGGATCTCGACCTGCCCGACCGGTACGAAACCGCCTGCGACCCGCGACTCAACACCCAGCAGTCGTTGGAGCTGGCCTTCCTGGTAGCCGAGATGCTCCGTGGCTGA
- a CDS encoding polyprenyl synthetase family protein, with protein sequence MTHAAPVSPVDRAGLRQRVDKALTEFLAGQRARLAAVDEALVPVAETIEAFVLGGGKRLRPAFAYWGFRGAGGLDGDQVLTALAALEFVQASALIHDDLMDRSDTRRGEPAVHRRFAARHREAGWGGDPDGFGDAAALLLGDLCLVWSDELLHSAGLDLWSLARARPVFDEMRTEVTVGQYLDVLTQATGDTSVERASKVARYKSAKYTVERPMLLGAALADATADVQAAYSAYGLPLGEAFQLRDDVLGVFGDPALTGKPAGDDLREGKRTYLVAAAVETTDDAGRELLLSRLGDPELDEQGVARLRELISASGALARTEQRIVTLTDAALAALTAVDLDTEARQALVDLAIAATRRAD encoded by the coding sequence GTGACCCACGCTGCTCCGGTATCCCCCGTCGACCGCGCCGGCCTCCGGCAGCGGGTCGACAAGGCCCTCACCGAGTTCCTGGCCGGCCAACGGGCCCGGCTCGCTGCCGTGGACGAGGCCTTGGTCCCGGTGGCCGAGACGATCGAGGCTTTCGTGCTCGGCGGCGGCAAGCGGCTGCGTCCGGCATTCGCGTACTGGGGGTTCCGGGGCGCGGGTGGGCTGGACGGCGACCAGGTGCTGACCGCCCTGGCCGCGCTGGAGTTCGTGCAGGCCAGTGCCCTGATCCACGACGACCTGATGGACCGCTCGGACACCCGCCGCGGCGAGCCCGCGGTGCACCGGCGGTTCGCCGCCCGGCACCGGGAGGCCGGCTGGGGCGGTGACCCGGACGGTTTCGGCGACGCCGCCGCCCTCCTGCTCGGCGACCTCTGCCTGGTCTGGTCCGACGAGCTGCTGCACTCCGCGGGGCTGGACCTGTGGTCGTTGGCCCGCGCCCGGCCGGTCTTCGACGAGATGCGCACCGAGGTCACCGTCGGGCAGTACCTCGACGTGCTGACGCAGGCCACCGGGGACACCTCGGTGGAACGAGCCAGCAAGGTCGCCCGGTACAAGTCCGCGAAGTACACCGTCGAGCGTCCGATGCTGCTCGGCGCCGCGCTGGCCGACGCGACGGCCGACGTGCAGGCGGCCTACTCGGCGTACGGGCTGCCGCTGGGCGAGGCGTTCCAGCTCCGCGACGACGTGCTGGGTGTCTTCGGTGACCCGGCGCTGACCGGCAAGCCGGCCGGGGACGACCTGCGCGAGGGCAAGCGCACCTACCTGGTGGCGGCGGCCGTGGAGACCACCGACGACGCGGGCCGCGAGCTGCTGCTCAGCCGGCTCGGCGATCCGGAGCTGGACGAGCAGGGGGTCGCCCGGCTGCGCGAGCTGATCTCCGCGAGCGGGGCGTTGGCCCGCACCGAGCAGCGGATCGTCACGCTCACCGACGCCGCCCTGGCGGCACTGACCGCTGTCGACCTGGACACCGAAGCCCGCCAAGCCCTGGTAGACCTCGCCATAGCCGCAACCCGCCGAGCCGACTAA
- the pknB gene encoding Stk1 family PASTA domain-containing Ser/Thr kinase, whose amino-acid sequence MDTQVADTLLGSLIDGRYRIRGRVARGGMATVYTATDERLERTVAVKIIHPTQASEARARIANFVARFTDEAKTIARLTHPNVVAVYDQGTHAGLPYLVMEYVRGRTLRDVLAERRRLNPDEALAIAEQMLAAIAAAHRAGLVHRDVKPENVLVAEAPTGGVTNLVDSVVKVADFGLARAVEASADEEQGNQLMATVAYVAPELVTEGRADPRTDVYSAGIVLFEMLTGRVPYDADRPVDVAWQHVDRDVPAPSTLVPGLPPVLDDLVQRATRRDPGARPADASALLVEVQVARDRLGDANTRTAVLRPVTDDTSLSQPTMMVATVRPTDRPAWARLPEGGGSQGAGRRRAAPEPAEGLGARLAALRTTVLNNPRGRLAVAAVVVVLGLVAAVGGWWFGAGRYTTAPQLVSLSKAEAQAQADRAGLILKYGEPRFDETAPKDSVVGQSPTSTSKIVKGGTITLTLSLGPERFPVPDVIGKEFELAEADLTNVKLVVAKGTARYDDSLPAGVVVDSSPKVGAEVKPGAKITLILSKGRAPVTVPNLVGKNLNDARTTLAQLNLVLVETYKDSDKPKDEVLGQSPADGAGVEKGTQVKLDVSKGPPFVVVPRVIDLPCPQAKQVLESQGFPVTVAVNPNAVARIQLPGENSQVPPGTQVVITCF is encoded by the coding sequence ATGGACACACAGGTCGCCGACACGTTGCTGGGCTCGCTGATCGACGGGCGCTACCGCATTCGCGGTCGCGTGGCCCGTGGTGGCATGGCGACCGTGTACACCGCCACCGACGAACGCCTCGAGCGCACCGTCGCTGTCAAGATCATTCATCCGACCCAGGCATCCGAAGCTCGGGCCCGGATCGCCAACTTCGTGGCCCGGTTCACCGACGAGGCGAAGACCATCGCCCGGCTGACCCACCCGAACGTGGTGGCGGTCTACGACCAGGGCACCCACGCCGGTCTGCCATACCTGGTGATGGAGTACGTCCGCGGCCGCACCCTGCGTGACGTGCTGGCCGAACGCCGCCGGCTCAACCCGGACGAGGCGCTGGCCATCGCCGAGCAGATGCTCGCCGCGATCGCCGCCGCGCACCGGGCCGGTCTCGTCCATCGCGACGTCAAGCCGGAGAACGTCCTGGTCGCCGAGGCGCCCACCGGCGGTGTCACCAATCTGGTCGACAGCGTCGTCAAGGTGGCCGACTTCGGGCTGGCCCGGGCGGTCGAGGCGAGCGCCGACGAGGAGCAGGGCAACCAACTGATGGCCACCGTGGCGTACGTCGCCCCGGAGCTGGTCACCGAGGGCCGTGCCGATCCGCGCACCGACGTCTACTCCGCCGGCATCGTGCTGTTCGAGATGCTCACCGGCCGCGTGCCGTACGACGCGGACCGCCCGGTGGACGTCGCCTGGCAGCACGTCGACCGGGACGTGCCGGCACCCTCGACGCTGGTCCCCGGCCTGCCGCCGGTCCTCGACGACCTGGTGCAGCGGGCCACGCGGCGCGATCCCGGCGCGCGGCCCGCCGACGCCAGCGCCCTGCTGGTCGAGGTGCAGGTTGCCCGGGATCGCCTGGGCGACGCCAACACCCGTACCGCCGTGCTCCGCCCGGTGACCGACGACACGTCGCTCTCCCAGCCGACCATGATGGTCGCGACGGTCCGCCCGACCGACCGCCCGGCCTGGGCGCGGCTGCCCGAGGGCGGTGGCAGCCAGGGGGCTGGTCGACGTCGGGCCGCCCCGGAGCCGGCGGAGGGCCTGGGGGCCCGGCTCGCCGCGCTGCGTACCACGGTGTTGAACAATCCGCGCGGCCGGCTGGCCGTCGCGGCCGTGGTGGTGGTGCTGGGTCTGGTGGCCGCCGTCGGGGGTTGGTGGTTCGGTGCCGGCCGTTACACGACTGCTCCGCAGCTGGTGAGCCTGAGCAAGGCCGAGGCGCAGGCGCAGGCCGATCGCGCCGGGCTCATCCTGAAGTACGGTGAGCCGCGTTTCGACGAGACCGCCCCGAAGGACAGCGTGGTGGGGCAGAGCCCGACGTCCACCAGCAAGATCGTCAAGGGTGGCACGATCACCCTGACCCTCTCGCTCGGCCCCGAGCGTTTCCCCGTGCCGGACGTGATCGGCAAGGAGTTCGAGCTTGCCGAGGCGGACCTGACCAACGTGAAGCTGGTGGTGGCCAAGGGAACCGCCCGCTACGACGACAGCCTGCCGGCCGGAGTCGTGGTGGACAGCTCCCCCAAGGTCGGCGCCGAGGTCAAACCGGGCGCGAAGATCACCCTCATCCTGAGCAAGGGCCGGGCACCCGTGACGGTGCCGAACCTGGTCGGCAAGAACCTGAACGACGCCAGGACCACCCTGGCCCAGCTCAACCTGGTACTGGTGGAGACCTACAAGGATTCCGACAAGCCCAAGGACGAGGTCCTCGGTCAGAGTCCCGCCGACGGTGCCGGTGTGGAAAAGGGCACCCAGGTCAAGCTGGACGTCAGCAAGGGCCCGCCGTTCGTCGTCGTGCCCCGGGTGATCGACCTACCCTGCCCCCAAGCCAAGCAGGTGCTGGAGAGCCAGGGCTTCCCGGTGACGGTCGCGGTCAACCCGAACGCCGTGGCCCGGATCCAGCTCCCGGGCGAGAATTCGCAGGTGCCGCCGGGCACCCAGGTCGTCATCACGTGCTTCTGA
- the metF gene encoding methylenetetrahydrofolate reductase [NAD(P)H], whose amino-acid sequence MALGLPSVLPNPQPAIGELIRERQPTFSFEFFPPKTEVGERLLWQTIRELESLRPSFVSITYGAGGSTRDTTVAVTERIATDTTLLPMAHLTAVNHSVAELRHVIGRLAGVGVRNVLAVRGDPPGNPGGEWIRHPEGVDYAEDLVRLVRDAGDFSVGVAAFPYKHPRSPDVASDTARFVRKCRAGAEFAITQMFFEADDYLRLRDRVAAAGCDTPILAGVMPVTQIGTIERSEQLSGAPFPPVLAARFERVADDPEAVRRLGIEQASEMCRRLLDEGVPGIHFITLNRSTATREVWQNLKAGARL is encoded by the coding sequence GTGGCGCTCGGTCTTCCCTCGGTACTCCCCAATCCGCAGCCGGCGATCGGGGAGCTCATCCGTGAGCGCCAGCCGACCTTCTCGTTCGAGTTCTTCCCGCCCAAGACCGAGGTGGGGGAGCGGCTGCTCTGGCAGACCATCCGCGAGTTGGAGTCGTTGCGCCCGTCGTTCGTGTCGATCACGTACGGCGCTGGCGGCTCGACCCGGGACACCACCGTGGCGGTGACCGAGCGGATCGCCACCGACACCACCCTGCTGCCGATGGCCCACCTGACCGCGGTCAACCACTCCGTCGCCGAGCTGCGGCATGTGATCGGCCGGCTCGCCGGGGTGGGGGTGCGCAACGTGCTGGCCGTCCGCGGCGACCCGCCGGGCAACCCGGGCGGTGAGTGGATCCGCCACCCCGAGGGCGTGGACTATGCCGAGGACCTGGTCCGGCTGGTTCGCGACGCCGGCGATTTCAGCGTCGGCGTGGCGGCCTTCCCGTACAAGCATCCCCGCTCGCCCGACGTGGCCAGTGACACCGCCAGGTTCGTCCGCAAGTGCCGTGCCGGTGCGGAGTTCGCGATCACGCAGATGTTCTTCGAGGCCGACGACTACCTGCGCCTGCGTGACCGGGTGGCGGCCGCCGGCTGCGACACCCCGATCCTGGCCGGGGTGATGCCGGTGACCCAGATCGGCACCATCGAACGGTCCGAGCAGCTGTCCGGTGCGCCCTTCCCGCCGGTGCTGGCGGCCCGCTTCGAACGCGTCGCCGACGACCCGGAGGCCGTCCGCCGGCTCGGCATCGAGCAGGCCAGCGAGATGTGTCGCCGACTGCTCGACGAGGGTGTGCCGGGAATCCACTTCATCACCCTCAACCGGTCCACCGCGACCCGCGAGGTCTGGCAGAACCTGAAGGCCGGCGCACGGTTGTGA
- a CDS encoding helix-turn-helix domain-containing protein, whose protein sequence is MTSPASPRPAQLGPLLARRRLARGWSQQRTAAELCAAAGVPTLSRHEVSRWERQRRVPGGFWLGWLAVVLDVPLVALAEAAAATRRAGSTRATGPGRTAVVGTRPAGRTGPGRTGGTTRGGEARSAATR, encoded by the coding sequence ATGACCTCGCCCGCATCGCCACGCCCAGCGCAGCTCGGGCCGCTGCTGGCCCGGCGCCGGCTGGCCCGTGGCTGGAGTCAGCAGCGCACCGCCGCCGAGTTGTGTGCCGCCGCCGGGGTGCCGACGCTGAGTCGGCACGAGGTGTCCCGGTGGGAGCGACAGCGTCGTGTGCCCGGTGGGTTCTGGCTCGGCTGGCTCGCCGTCGTTCTGGACGTGCCGCTGGTGGCGCTCGCCGAGGCTGCCGCGGCGACCCGTCGCGCCGGCTCGACGCGAGCCACCGGGCCGGGCCGCACCGCGGTGGTCGGCACGCGACCGGCCGGGCGAACCGGTCCCGGCCGCACCGGCGGGACTACGCGTGGCGGTGAAGCGCGGTCCGCGGCGACCCGCTAG